A window of Cyanobacteriota bacterium genomic DNA:
CCATCGGTTACTACTAGGTCGCTGCCCTCTACCAGTTCTACCCCCATCTGCTGACTGAGGAAGGAATGCTCAAAGTAGGCAGAGTTATACATGCCAGGGGTAAGGACGACGATCGTGGGGTGAGACAGGTGGGGTGGGGTCAGGTTTAGCAATGTTTCCACAAGATGGCTAGGATAGTCATCCACCGGTTGAATCGACAGAATGTTGAACAATTTGGGAAATGTGCTCTTCATCACCCTTCGATTTTCAAGCACGTAGGAAACACCAGAGGGACAGCGCAGGTTATCTTCCAATACGTACCACTGACCGTCTCGATCGCGCACCAAGTCTGTACCTGTGATGTGACACCAAACCCCCGCCGGTGGCTTTAGCTCCAAACAAGGTCTTAGGTAGCCCTTTGAGGATTCAATCAACTCCCTGGGGATGACGTTATCGCGTAGAATCTTCTGGTCACCATAGATATCTGCCAGAAACAAGTTCAGGGCATAAACCCGTTGCTTCAGTCCCTGTTCTAAGACCTTCCACTCTGACCCTTTGACAATGCGAGGAATAATGTCTAGGGGCAAGATCCGCTCTAGCCCGCGGCCATCGCTGTAAACGTTAAAGGTCACCCCTAGCTCGTACAGGGCAGTTCTGGCAGCTTGTTGCCGTTGCTGCAACTCCTGAAAGGACAGTTCATCCATACGGTTGATGAGGGCTTCGGCTTCTGGGCGGGGTTTTCCAGGTGCTATGAAGAGTTCATCATAAAAATCTCCCAGGTCATAGTTGCTAAAGTGCATAGCCATGAATTTTTCCCCCCTCCCTACAACACTATTCTCCTGATCACACGGCGACCCCAGGGTTGGTGACTGCTACATCTGTTACAGATTGCTCAATGGGGAACACCTTGAACACCATCGAACCCCACAACGGCCACCCTAGTCAAGTAGCTCTGGTCTAACGATCGCGAGTCACGGTAAAGTTATGCACAGTTGCAGCATTTGTCAAGGCTATGGAAAAGTTTCTAATTACGGCAATGGTTATTGCTGTGCCCACCTATTTTTACGCTTGGTTAGTACGGAGTATTGATCGGTTTGAAAAAGAACCTTTAGGATACTTGGTCTGGGCATTTTTCTGGGGAGCTGTGCCGTCGATTATTGGCGGCATCATTCTGCAAGGAATGCTGAGTGTGCCCGTGGAAGAGGTCTTGGGAGCCAGCACAGTAGCAGGAGCCTTTGCCATGGCGGCGATCGCTGCCCCAGTAACCGAAGAAGTGCTGAAGGCGATCGCAGTTGCTGTTGTCTACTTTACCCGCCGACAAGAGTTTGATGGCTGGGTAGATGGCATTGTCTATGGGGCAACCGCAGGCTTTGGGTTTGCCTACGTGGAAAATATTCTGTATCTGGTCAATAAAACAGAAACACTTGGTCAGTGGGTAGTGCTCTTTTTTGTGCGCGTCATTGCCTTGGGATTTATGCATGGGTTTTGGACAGCCTTGACCGGCATCGGCTTTGGATTTGCTCGCTATATGCACAATCCCCTCAGCAAGGTATTTGTAATCACAGCCGGGTTGTTGGCTGCGATCGCTGGCCATTTAATTCACAACGGTTCCCTAGTGTTAGCTGATGCTACAGAGAGCAGCGAACCAATCATGGTTGCCCTGGTGAATTACTTGTTTCTAGGCGGCATGTTGATTGTGCTGTGGTTTGTCGCCAGCTTCCGGGGACGGAGCCTGATGAGAACATATCTGCACGATGAAGTCCCTGGGGTGCTGTCAGCAGAAGACTACAAGGTCGTCAGTGGGCGCAAAGACGGAC
This region includes:
- a CDS encoding circularly permuted type 2 ATP-grasp protein, producing MHFSNYDLGDFYDELFIAPGKPRPEAEALINRMDELSFQELQQRQQAARTALYELGVTFNVYSDGRGLERILPLDIIPRIVKGSEWKVLEQGLKQRVYALNLFLADIYGDQKILRDNVIPRELIESSKGYLRPCLELKPPAGVWCHITGTDLVRDRDGQWYVLEDNLRCPSGVSYVLENRRVMKSTFPKLFNILSIQPVDDYPSHLVETLLNLTPPHLSHPTIVVLTPGMYNSAYFEHSFLSQQMGVELVEGSDLVVTDG
- a CDS encoding PrsW family intramembrane metalloprotease, coding for MEKFLITAMVIAVPTYFYAWLVRSIDRFEKEPLGYLVWAFFWGAVPSIIGGIILQGMLSVPVEEVLGASTVAGAFAMAAIAAPVTEEVLKAIAVAVVYFTRRQEFDGWVDGIVYGATAGFGFAYVENILYLVNKTETLGQWVVLFFVRVIALGFMHGFWTALTGIGFGFARYMHNPLSKVFVITAGLLAAIAGHLIHNGSLVLADATESSEPIMVALVNYLFLGGMLIVLWFVASFRGRSLMRTYLHDEVPGVLSAEDYKVVSGRKDGRMSRQRRRALTQAAAELAQKKFQLQKMGDEGVNSSEIDRIRTKLRQISLG